One genomic window of Salvia miltiorrhiza cultivar Shanhuang (shh) chromosome 4, IMPLAD_Smil_shh, whole genome shotgun sequence includes the following:
- the LOC131023750 gene encoding probable metal-nicotianamine transporter YSL7, with the protein MDRSSSTKKKTDGEDGERNLAAAQEDRANGVEDESVERIFESKEVPSWQMQLTLRSFVVSFILSILFTFIVMKLNLTTGIIPSLNVSAGLLGFFFVKTWTKFLEKSGFLKQPFTRQENTVIQTCVVASSGIAFSGGFGSYLFGMSEAIAKQTTEDNNPQNVKNPQLSWMIGFLFVVSFLGLFSVVPLRKIMIIDFKLTYPSGTATAHLINSFHTPLGAKLAKKQVRTLGKFFSFSFLWGFFQWFFTAADSCGFVNFPTFGLKAYDNRFYFDFSATYVGVGMICPYLINISLLVGAILSWGIMWPLINNRKGDWYSAKYPSSNLHGLQGYRVFIAIAMILGDGLYNFVKVLSRTLFGLYHQLRNKNTGQALPVGGHTPLPPTLSYDDHRRTQLFLRDQIPTWIAVAGYITIAVISAATIPHIFNPLKWYYIVVIYLFAPALGFCNAYGCGLTDWSLASTYGKLAIFVIGAWAGAAHGGVLAGLAACGVMMNIVSTASDLTQDFKTGYMTLASPRSMFVSQIIGTAMGCVISPCVFWLFYKAFDDLGVEGSQYPAPYATIYRNIAILGVDGVSSLPKNCLTLCYVFFIGAVVINVIRDALGPRWARFIPIPMAMAIPFYLGAYFTIDMCVGSLILFVWEKIDKVKADAFGPAVASGLICGDGIWTLPSSLLALAGVKPPICMKFLSRKVNTRVDNFLVGGH; encoded by the exons ATGGATCGGTCCTCCAGCACCAAGAAGAAGACCGACGGGGAAGACGGCGAGAGGAATCTCGCGGCGGCGCAGGAAGACCGGGCCAACGGCGTTGAGGATGAGTCGGTGGAGAGGATTTTCGAGAGCAAGGAGGTGCCGTCGTGGCAGATGCAGCTCACGCTGCGGTCGTTCGTGGTGAGCTTCATTCTATCAATTCTGTTCACGTTCATCGTGATGAAGCTGAATCTCACGACTGGGATCATCCCGTCGCTCAACGTCTCGGCTGGCCTCCTCGGATTCTTCTTCGTCAAGACGTGGACCAAATTTCTCGAGAAATCAGGCTTTCTGAAGCAACCATTTACTAGGCAGGAGAACACCGTCATTCAGACTTGCGTCGTCGCCTCCTCCGGCATCGCCTTCAGCg GAGGCTTTGGAAGCTACCTTTTTGGTATGAGCGAAGCCATCGCCAAACAAACTACTGAAGATAATAATCCGCAGAATGTGAAGAATCCTCAACTGTCATGGATGATTGGGTTCCTGTTCGTCGTTAGCTTTTTGGGTCTCTTTTCTGTTGTACCTCTTCGGAAG ATAATGATCATTGATTTCAAACTTACTTATCCAAGTGGTACTGCAACTGCTCATCTCATCAATAGTTTTCACACTCCTCTAGGAGCCAAGTTAGCCAA GAAACAAGTAAGAACTTTGGGGAAGTTCTTCTCCTTCAGCTTCCTCTGGGGTTTCTTCCAATGGTTTTTCACTGCAGCAGATTCCTGCGGATTTGTGAATTTCCCTACATTTGGCCTTAAAGCATATGACAACAG GTTctactttgatttctctgcaaCATATGTTGGTGTTGGTATGATATGTCCGTATCTCATCAACATATCGTTGCTGGTTGGCGCTATCCTGTCGTGGGGCATTATGTGGCCGCTCATAAACAACAGGAAAGGCGACTGGTACTCTGCCAAGTATCCATCCAGCAACCTTCATGGCTTGCAAGGTTACAGG GTCTTCATTGCCATAGCTATGATTCTTGGCGATGGACTCTACAACTTCGTTAAGGTCCTAAGCCGCACCTTATTCGGCTTGTACCACCAACTCCGCAACAAAAATACCGGCCAAGCCCTTCCCGTAGGCGGCCACACCCCTCTGCCTCCTACTCTCTCCTACGATGATCACCGTAGAACCCAACTTTTTCTCAGGGATCAAATCCCTACATGGATTGCCGTTGCCGGCTACATCACCATTGCAGTAATCTCTGCTGCTACTATTCCTCACATCTTCAACCCTCTAAAATGGTACTACATTGTGGTGATATACTTATTTGCACCCGCCCTAGGCTTCTGCAACGCCTATGGATGCGGCCTTACTGATTGGTCACTGGCTTCGACTTACGGCAAGTTGGCCATATTTGTGATCGGTGCATGGGCCGGGGCTGCGCACGGAGGTGTTCTGGCGGGGCTGGCCGCGTGCGGGGTGATGATGAACATCGTGTCGACTGCCTCGGACCTGACGCAGGACTTCAAGACCGGGTACATGACCCTTGCATCTCCACGGTCTATGTTCGTGAGCCAGATCATCGGTACTGCTATGGGCTGCGTGATCTCGCCCTGCGTGTTTTGGCTCTTCTACAAGGCATTTGATGATCTCGGGGTGGAAGGGTCGCAGTATCCGGCACCTTACGCTACCATCTACCGCAACATAGCCATCTTGGGAGTGGACGGAGTTTCGTCCTTGCCCAAGAACTGCCTCACGCTGTGCTACGTGTTCTTCATCGGGGCCGTTGTGATCAACGTCATCCGAGACGCGTTGGGACCCAGATGGGCGAGGTTCATTCCCATTCCTATGGCGATGGCGATCCCGTTCTATCTCGGGGCGTATTTCACCATTGATATGTGTGTTGGGAGCTTGATTCTTTTCGTTTGGGAGAAGATTGATAAGGTGAAGGCGGACGCGTTCGGGCCGGCCGTGGCTTCTGGATTGATCTGCGGAGACGGGATATGGACGTTGCCGAGCTCGCTGCTGGCTCTCGCCGGCGTCAAGCCACCTATCTGCATGAAATTTCTCTCCAGAAAAGTTAACACAAGGGTTGACAACTTCTTAGTAGGAGGTCATTAG